In the Marinomonas algicola genome, one interval contains:
- a CDS encoding 2-dehydro-3-deoxy-6-phosphogalactonate aldolase — translation MTHSFDAMMQELPMVAIMRGIEPSEVLDHGRVLIEAGFRIIEVPLNSPNPFESIRLLQEAYGENTLIGAGTVLTMEQLAQLIATGAGLMVAPHTDPEIIRAAKAAGLYTMPGFFTVTEAFAAIHAGADALKIFPAEALPSLKVISAMGAVVPKEVRLCPVGGVSPDNVGDYLDAGARGFGLGSALYKKGQSVEQTRLNALAFSAAWKERS, via the coding sequence ATGACACATTCTTTTGACGCAATGATGCAAGAACTTCCAATGGTGGCCATTATGCGAGGCATTGAGCCAAGCGAAGTGCTAGATCATGGTCGAGTCCTGATTGAAGCGGGCTTTCGGATAATAGAGGTGCCATTAAATTCGCCGAATCCATTTGAAAGTATTCGCCTTTTGCAAGAGGCTTATGGAGAAAACACGCTGATCGGTGCGGGTACTGTTTTGACTATGGAGCAGTTGGCACAGTTAATCGCAACGGGAGCAGGTTTGATGGTGGCTCCTCATACGGATCCAGAGATCATTCGCGCCGCCAAGGCCGCAGGTTTATACACTATGCCAGGGTTCTTTACCGTGACGGAAGCCTTTGCGGCTATTCACGCTGGTGCTGATGCGTTAAAAATATTTCCAGCCGAAGCCTTACCTTCTTTAAAAGTGATTTCAGCCATGGGAGCCGTGGTGCCAAAAGAAGTTCGTTTATGCCCAGTGGGAGGCGTATCACCTGATAATGTGGGTGATTATCTTGATGCTGGTGCGCGAGGGTTTGGTTTAGGCTCCGCTCTGTATAAAAAAGGACAATCTGTCGAGCAAACTCGCCTAAATGCTTTGGCGTTTTCCGCGGCGTGGAAAGAGAGATCATAA
- a CDS encoding SMP-30/gluconolactonase/LRE family protein — protein MTTTVTQISQQRHHLAEGPFWSEAEQSLYWVDIPACQVWCWNQTTGQYTHWTLPQKVSAVFTTQSNRLLVTLADGVAYLDKETGVLAYLCKLDEDIPGNRSNDAKCDANGHLWVGTMDDAETSLTGRLWKVLATGEKQKMLDGIGIANTLAWDESRDVFYFGDSMKGAVHAFSSAEFTDIRDQEAFLKTPAGMGPDGSAIDVEGCLWNAQWDGFRVVRYSPLGEILQVIELPFAKPTSCAFGGANGNTLFITSASVDTNETELRASPLAGHVVAIEVDVAGAPGQPFAGA, from the coding sequence ATGACGACAACCGTAACTCAAATCAGCCAGCAACGACATCATTTGGCCGAAGGTCCTTTTTGGAGTGAGGCGGAACAATCCCTGTATTGGGTAGATATCCCTGCTTGCCAAGTTTGGTGTTGGAATCAAACAACGGGGCAATACACCCATTGGACGCTTCCCCAAAAAGTATCGGCCGTGTTTACGACACAAAGTAATCGGTTGTTGGTTACTCTCGCCGACGGTGTGGCGTATTTAGATAAAGAGACAGGCGTCTTAGCGTACTTGTGTAAACTGGACGAGGATATCCCTGGTAACCGCAGTAATGATGCTAAGTGTGATGCTAACGGGCACTTATGGGTTGGCACTATGGATGATGCAGAAACCTCACTGACGGGGAGGCTTTGGAAAGTCTTGGCAACAGGTGAAAAGCAAAAAATGCTCGATGGTATTGGTATTGCAAATACTCTGGCTTGGGATGAAAGTCGAGATGTGTTTTATTTTGGTGATTCTATGAAAGGGGCAGTACATGCGTTTTCATCCGCTGAATTTACAGACATAAGAGACCAAGAGGCTTTTCTGAAAACGCCGGCAGGTATGGGTCCTGATGGATCGGCTATTGATGTTGAGGGGTGTCTTTGGAATGCGCAATGGGATGGCTTTCGCGTTGTACGTTATAGCCCACTAGGTGAGATATTGCAGGTTATAGAGCTGCCTTTTGCAAAACCGACCAGTTGTGCCTTTGGTGGTGCTAACGGAAACACTTTATTTATTACGTCTGCCAGTGTCGATACGAATGAGACAGAGTTGAGGGCATCGCCTTTAGCTGGGCATGTTGTGGCCATCGAGGTGGATGTTGCTGGCGCACCTGGACAGCCGTTTGCGGGAGCATAG
- a CDS encoding beta-galactosidase — protein sequence MKLGVCYYPEHWPKERWVQDAQEMKKIGIEYVRIGEFSWSTIEAEPEVFNWRWLDESLAVLHEHGLKVILGTPTATPPKWLVDKYPSMLAKDEQGRVRGFGSRRHYTFASLEYREECRRIVTMMAERYGQHPAIVSWQTDNEFGCHDTILSYGTEDLRAFRLWLAEKYQSIEALNKAWGNVFWSMDYRSFDEVELPNLTVTEANPSHRLDFQRCCSDQVVAYNRLQVDILRQYANGRDLVHNYMGFFTAFDHHKVGEDLDVASWDTYPLGFLDQEDIYTATEKHEYLRTGHPDFGAFHHDLYRGCGKGRLWIMEQQPGPVNWAPHNPSPADGAVRLWTWEAFSHGAEMVSYFRWRQAPFAQEQMHAGLLRPNGEHAEAAIEAEQVATEVKRLASELGVDVDALVSLPSAGSVALMFDYDACWSLDIQPQSKAYRYLFWCYRMYEALRELGLSVDIISSKAEFDHYQMLVLPAQSYVSPELTSRLESYKGVLLVGPRSGSKTESYQIPENLPPGPLAKLLPLTVERVDALPEHMPLQVNGLWGEGILKHWHEQFKTEWPVLLQDSAGDPVLVGSGQRYYLGSCVDNKVLKASLTRLAEKANLAPYFLPKGVRIRQRGDLIFAFNYSSIPQVFRPTKALPLIGGAKLAPCGVAVWNKEQEKNKKQSKNGINCF from the coding sequence ATGAAATTAGGTGTCTGTTATTACCCTGAGCACTGGCCCAAAGAAAGGTGGGTTCAAGATGCACAAGAGATGAAAAAAATTGGTATCGAATACGTTCGAATAGGAGAATTTAGCTGGAGCACGATAGAAGCCGAGCCCGAGGTATTTAATTGGCGTTGGTTGGATGAGTCGCTGGCGGTGCTGCATGAACATGGGTTAAAGGTGATCTTGGGAACGCCAACCGCCACTCCGCCTAAATGGTTGGTGGATAAGTACCCTTCCATGCTGGCGAAAGATGAACAGGGTCGTGTTAGAGGATTCGGTTCGCGCCGCCATTATACCTTTGCCAGTTTGGAATATCGGGAGGAATGTCGTCGAATTGTAACCATGATGGCTGAACGTTACGGTCAGCATCCCGCGATTGTTTCATGGCAAACGGATAATGAATTTGGGTGCCATGATACGATTCTAAGTTATGGAACTGAGGATTTGCGTGCTTTTCGTCTTTGGTTGGCGGAAAAATACCAAAGTATTGAGGCGCTAAATAAAGCATGGGGAAATGTTTTTTGGAGCATGGATTATCGCTCTTTTGATGAAGTTGAACTCCCCAACCTCACTGTAACGGAAGCCAATCCTTCTCATCGTTTGGATTTTCAACGATGCTGTTCTGATCAAGTGGTCGCGTACAATCGCTTACAAGTCGACATTTTAAGACAGTATGCAAACGGTCGTGATCTTGTGCATAACTATATGGGCTTTTTCACCGCTTTTGATCACCATAAAGTGGGTGAAGACTTAGATGTTGCCAGTTGGGATACTTATCCTTTAGGTTTTCTTGATCAAGAAGACATTTACACTGCAACAGAGAAACATGAATACCTTCGAACAGGCCATCCTGATTTTGGTGCTTTTCATCACGACTTATATCGAGGTTGTGGTAAAGGCCGCTTATGGATTATGGAGCAACAGCCAGGCCCGGTGAATTGGGCTCCCCATAACCCGTCCCCAGCGGATGGTGCTGTCCGTTTATGGACATGGGAGGCTTTCTCCCATGGGGCTGAAATGGTGTCTTATTTTCGCTGGCGACAAGCGCCATTTGCGCAAGAACAAATGCACGCTGGTTTGCTGAGGCCGAATGGAGAGCATGCTGAAGCGGCCATAGAAGCGGAACAGGTTGCGACGGAAGTTAAGCGTTTAGCGAGTGAGTTAGGGGTGGATGTAGACGCTTTAGTGTCTTTACCGAGCGCTGGCTCGGTGGCCTTAATGTTTGATTATGATGCTTGCTGGTCTTTGGATATACAGCCTCAATCCAAAGCATATCGTTATCTGTTCTGGTGCTATCGAATGTATGAAGCATTGAGAGAACTCGGCTTAAGTGTGGATATTATTTCTTCTAAGGCGGAGTTCGACCATTATCAGATGTTGGTCTTACCGGCACAATCTTATGTGTCCCCAGAGCTAACAAGTCGTCTTGAAAGCTATAAAGGGGTTTTATTAGTGGGCCCTAGATCTGGTAGTAAGACAGAAAGCTATCAGATACCTGAAAATTTACCTCCAGGTCCGTTGGCGAAACTGTTGCCGTTGACGGTTGAACGTGTTGATGCTTTGCCTGAACACATGCCGTTGCAAGTGAATGGTCTCTGGGGTGAAGGCATACTGAAGCACTGGCATGAGCAATTTAAAACAGAATGGCCTGTGCTGTTGCAAGATAGCGCGGGTGATCCTGTATTAGTTGGTAGTGGTCAACGTTATTACCTTGGTTCTTGCGTTGACAATAAGGTATTGAAGGCAAGCCTGACTCGGCTAGCTGAAAAAGCCAATCTAGCGCCTTACTTCCTTCCTAAAGGGGTACGTATTCGACAAAGGGGAGATCTTATTTTTGCCTTTAACTACAGTTCAATACCTCAAGTTTTCCGTCCAACGAAGGCTTTGCCTTTAATTGGAGGTGCGAAATTAGCGCCGTGTGGTGTGGCCGTTTGGAACAAAGAGCAAGAGAAGAACAAAAAACAGTCAAAAAATGGCATTAATTGCTTTTGA